From the genome of Halanaerobiales bacterium, one region includes:
- a CDS encoding amidohydrolase, which yields MINEKIIKKVDEIENWIIKHRRDIHRHPEPSRQEERTSKKVVKILEKLGVEVETNYYNTGVV from the coding sequence ATGATTAATGAAAAAATAATTAAAAAGGTTGATGAAATTGAAAATTGGATTATAAAACATCGTAGAGATATACATCGTCATCCAGAACCCAGTAGACAGGAAGAAAGAACTTCAAAAAAAGTTGTTAAAATTCTTGAAAAATTAGGAGTTGAAGTTGAAACTAATTATTATAATACCGGTGTAGTT